In Haloplanus rubicundus, one DNA window encodes the following:
- a CDS encoding SDR family oxidoreductase, translated as MDGTNVVVTGASRGIGASVVRAFADAGATVTCCARTLEELESVVESAAGSVTPVRADVRDEFDVERLMETAASEGAIDAVVANAAVNHGPPGESPLAEESYTRFDDTMRTNLRGVFATVREALPHLAPDARILVPSGSVARESTPGMGAYAVSKAGAEALVRGFAADIDGSVAVVDPGYVATDLSGGKGRDPDDVALMFVWAARDAEDVNGEILDLRAWKSATR; from the coding sequence ATGGATGGAACGAACGTCGTCGTCACGGGTGCGAGTCGGGGAATCGGTGCGAGCGTCGTGCGGGCGTTCGCCGACGCGGGCGCCACCGTCACCTGCTGTGCCCGGACGCTGGAGGAGTTGGAGTCGGTCGTCGAGTCCGCTGCCGGGTCGGTGACGCCGGTTCGGGCCGACGTTCGCGACGAGTTCGACGTGGAACGGCTGATGGAGACGGCCGCGAGCGAGGGAGCCATCGACGCCGTGGTGGCGAACGCCGCCGTCAACCACGGCCCGCCCGGCGAGAGTCCGCTGGCGGAGGAGTCGTACACGCGCTTCGACGACACGATGCGGACGAACCTCCGCGGCGTCTTCGCGACGGTCCGGGAGGCGCTCCCGCATCTCGCACCGGACGCCCGTATCCTCGTTCCCTCGGGGAGCGTCGCGCGCGAGTCGACGCCGGGAATGGGCGCCTACGCCGTCTCGAAGGCGGGCGCCGAGGCGCTGGTTCGGGGCTTCGCGGCCGACATCGACGGGTCAGTCGCCGTCGTCGATCCCGGCTACGTCGCCACGGACCTCAGCGGCGGCAAGGGCCGCGACCCGGACGATGTCGCGCTGATGTTCGTGTGGGCGGCCCGCGACGCCGAGGACGTGAACGGCGAGATTCTGGACTTGCGCGCGTGGAAGTCGGCTACCCGGTAG
- a CDS encoding ZIP family metal transporter, whose product MSRPSVAGLAAAGALILLSGLAATVGAWKLLSISWVAFAAMALGIPLGRRTLGDRSWALVWGYGLAAGAMITSAAVFLVPQAIAHDANFGGFGVALGLLVGFAGHTVGHRLAHYDLPLDRTVAELSAHAFSAGLIIGIVYGNMPSLGPILGLAIVSHKGPAGYAAARRLVSNDRDPTVLLLPAAGVGIAAIVSSLIQLPAAPAVRGVVFGFAAGIFLHVAMDFLPRCEIGSDVHELLTVTGDAHDLLDQLRVHAVLSTGLGGIAVFLAWVAVT is encoded by the coding sequence ATGAGTCGACCTTCCGTCGCCGGTCTGGCCGCGGCCGGCGCCCTGATCCTCCTCTCCGGCCTCGCGGCGACCGTCGGCGCGTGGAAACTTCTCAGTATCTCGTGGGTCGCCTTCGCCGCGATGGCACTTGGGATTCCGCTCGGGCGACGTACCCTCGGCGACCGGTCGTGGGCGCTCGTGTGGGGCTACGGCCTCGCCGCCGGGGCGATGATCACCAGCGCCGCCGTCTTCCTCGTCCCGCAGGCCATCGCCCACGACGCCAACTTCGGCGGCTTCGGCGTCGCGCTCGGCCTGCTGGTGGGCTTTGCCGGCCACACCGTCGGGCACCGCCTCGCCCACTACGACTTGCCCTTGGATCGCACCGTCGCCGAACTCTCGGCACACGCCTTCTCGGCGGGGCTGATCATCGGCATCGTCTACGGCAACATGCCGAGCCTCGGGCCGATCCTCGGCCTCGCCATCGTCTCCCACAAGGGGCCGGCGGGCTACGCGGCCGCCCGGCGCCTCGTCTCGAACGACCGCGATCCGACCGTCCTCCTCCTGCCCGCGGCGGGCGTCGGCATCGCGGCCATCGTCTCTAGCCTGATCCAGCTCCCGGCCGCCCCCGCGGTCCGTGGCGTCGTCTTCGGCTTCGCCGCCGGCATCTTCCTCCACGTCGCCATGGACTTCCTGCCGCGATGCGAGATCGGGAGCGACGTACACGAACTCCTGACGGTCACCGGCGACGCCCACGACCTGCTGGACCAACTCCGGGTCCACGCCGTCCTCAGCACGGGGCTCGGCGGCATCGCCGTGTTTCTCGCGTGGGTGGCCGTCACCTAG